Proteins from one Anthonomus grandis grandis chromosome 8, icAntGran1.3, whole genome shotgun sequence genomic window:
- the LOC126739773 gene encoding discoidin domain-containing receptor 2-like → MNKAVATTVFCIIPLLFCASHAVDTSQCIAPLGMENGLIKDEDITASSSFDHGNVGPHHGRIRSEINGGAWCPHTQATPDSKEWIEIDLHSVHMIMATETQGRFGNGQGVEYAEAYMLEYFRPRLNKWIRYRTKTNGELLKGNINTYIEHKTILDPPIWASKIRFIPYSSHKRTVCMRVEVYGCKWSDGIVSYSMPQGDKKGGSWEFYDFTYDGHWDGERLKYGLGQLTDGEVGPDDFKMSFHEDNTQGWIGWRNDTPNRNNKPIEITFEFDTIREFTAVHIYTNNQFTKDVQVFKEAKVFFSIGGKRYKGEPITYETFEDCIIETPRNVSIKLHHRVGRFVKLQLHFAARWILLSEISFESSPVSGNFTEEEELPESNTPSDQSANVLSDNKNVISAVNSSGSIGQYLGMVVGFFTVVVLLMVAIVAYVLIQQRRYKSSPRPSQIPDKAALYRTPSLGHLTTTSSSDYADYAVPLQRPQQPPRTPPDPQLFFPKPPSNPPTEYYAATDVCKPHFTPPPPPLSTPPPVRLQRQPRYVSAGKAYVGP, encoded by the exons CTCAATGTATTGCACCCCTTGGCATGGAAAATGGCCTTATCAAAGACGAAGACATAACGGCAAGTTCCTCCTTTGACCACGGCAATGTCGGACCACATCATGGcag aatacgAAGTGAAATAAATGGTGGTGCTTGGTGTCCACATACCCAAGCAACTCCTGATTCCAAAGAATGGATCGAAATAGACTTACATTCTGTGCATATGATTATGGCTACTGAAACCCAAGGAAGATTCGGTAATGGGCAAGGGGTTGAGTATGCTGAAGCCTATATGCTGGAATATTTCAG ACCTCGTCTTAACAAGTGGATCCGCTATCGAACTAAAACCAATGGAGAACTTTTAAAAGGGAACATAAACACTTATATAGAGCACAAAACCATTCTGGATCCCCCAATTTGGGCCAGCAAAATCCGCTTTATACCTTACAGCTCTCATAAGAGAACTGTGTGTATGCGAGTGGAAGTATATGGCTGTAAATGGTCAGATGGAATAGTAAGTTATTCCATGCCCCAAGGAGATAAAAAAGGAGGAAGCTGGGAGTTTTATGATTTCACTTATGATGGTCATTGGGATGGAGAGCGTTTAAAATATG GTTTGGGGCAGCTCACAGATGGTGAGGTGGGCCCAGATGACTTTAAAATGTCCTTCCACGAAGACAACACTCAAGGTTGGATAGGTTGGCGGAATGACACTCCAAACAGAAACAACAAACCAATTGAAATCACTTTTGAGTTTGATACGATCCGAGAGTTTACTGCTGTTCACATTTATACCAATAACCAATTTACTAAGGACGTGCAAGTGTTTAAAGAAGCCAAAGTCTTCTTCAGTATCGGTGGTAAACGTTATAAGGGAGAACCCATCACTTACGAGACTTTCGAAGACTGTATTATTGAAACACCCAGAAACGTGTCTATAAAACTTCACCATCGCGTCGGTCGCTTCGTCAAACTTCAATTGCACTTCGCAGCGCGTTGGATTTTATTAAGTGAAATAAGTTTTGAGTCTTCACCAGTTTCGGGAAACTTTACCGAGGAGGAAGAACTTCCTGAATCGAACACTCCTAGTGATCAATCAGCGAACGTCTTAAGTGATAACAAAAATGTGATAAGTGCGGTAAATAGTTCGGGAAGTATCGGCCAGTATTTGGGTATGGTGGTTGGATTTTTTACGGTAGTAGTGCTTTTAATGGTGGCGATAGTGGCATATGTTTTGATACAGCAAAGGAGGTATAAAAGTTCACCGAGACCTAGCCAGATTCCTGATAAAGCTGCTTTGTATAGGACTCCTTCTTTAG GCCATTTGACCACCACCTCCTCCTCTGACTATGCTGACTACGCTGTACCTCTTCAAAGACCCCAACAACCACCCCGCACTCCTCCAGATCCGCAGTTATTCTTTCCTAAACCACCCTCCAATCCTCCCACGGAGTATTACGCAGCTACGGACGTATGTAAACCACACTTTACTCCACCACCTCCACCCCTTAGTACACCACCACCAGTGAGACTGCAGAGGCAACCTCGATACGTATCTGCCGGAAAAGCTTATGTTGGACCATAA